A window of [Ruminococcus] lactaris ATCC 29176 genomic DNA:
TACATTATTATCATCCAGTGCCGCCTCAATCTCATCCAGCAGACAGAACGGTGACGGTTTCAGATTCTGGATTGCAAATAACAGCGAAATCGCCGTCAGTGCTTTTTCGCCTCCTGAAAGCTGCATCATATTCTGCAGCTTCTTTCCCGGTGGCTGGGCAATGATCCTGATCCCCGCCTCCAGAATATCCTCGTCCTCCATCAGCTCCAGTGTACCTTTTCCTCCTCCGAATAACTGACGGAATACCTCATTAAATTCTTTTGCGATTCTTGCAAACTGCTCGGTAAACTGCTTCCGCATTGCAGTATCCAGTTCCTCGATAATCTGCACAAGTGATGCTTCAGCCTCTACCAGATCATCATGCTGCCCTTTGAGGAAAGTATATCTCTCCGACACATTTTTATAGTCTTCGATCGCATTTACATTAACTGTACCAAGTTTACGGATCTCATTTTTCAAAACCTGGATCTGCCGCTTCATCTCTGCCAGATCGGTCAGCTTTTCATTCCGAAGCTCCATCGCATGATTATAGGTGAGTTCGTATTCTTCCCACATATAATTCATCTGCTTTTCAGATGCTTCTTCATATCCCTCTTTCTGACTGTTCAGACGGAACGTCTCTTTATCAAGATCTGCAATATGCTTTGACAAATCTTCACGGAGCCTCAGAAAATCTTTATTCTTCTGATTCAGTTCTTCTCTCTTTGAAGTCTGACCGTGAATCTCCTGCCTGATCTCCTCAAACAGCTCTTTCGACTCTTCAATGGTCTGCTGTAATTCCCGGATCTTTTCTTCTTTTTCCCGGATCTCCTCAGATGCATTTCCCCGGCTTTCACCAAGTTCTTCCAGTTCATTGCAGAACTTCTGGATTTCTTCCTCAATACGGATCATATTTTCCAAAATAAAGTTATCCTGCTGCTCCAGACTTGCAAGTGAAAGATGTACTTCCTCTGTCTGCTTCAGTTGTGATCCCTCTTCTTTTTTTGTCTGTTCTAACCGGATCTGAAGCTGACTGATCTTTTCATTCAACTCCTTCTCCATATTTTCAGAGGTCTCTAATTCCATCTGGATCGAATCCTCATTATCCGTAATCTCCTGAAGTTCCTGCAGCAGACTTTCCTGTTCTTTCTGATAACCGTCATATTTCTGCTTGGCCTCTAACTGCTTTAACTGCGTCTGCTCAACATTCATCCTCGCAGTCGTCTCCACAACAGAAGCCTTCCGGAGCGTCTGCTGGATCTCATCCGTAGAGCTGTAGATTCCGGCTCTCAGATCTTTCACCTTGCGTACTTCTTCTTCCAAAGTATCCATCTCTGTCTTCAGCATCACTACCGTCTTTTCAAATTCTTCTATCTCCCGGCGTCGGCTCAGCAGATTGCTGGAATTTTTAAATGCACCTCCGGTCATGGAGCCGCCCGGATTGATCAGTTCCCCTTCAAGAGTCACCAGTCTGAGTGTCTGACGATACTTTCTTGCGATTGCGATTCCATGGTCAATCTGATCGACCACGATAGTTTTTCCAAGAAGCTGTTCCGCAAGTCCGCTAAATCTGCTTTCTACATGAACCAGTGTATTCGCAAGTCCGATCACTCCCGGTTCTCTTAAGGCCTCTGCATTGCGGATTCCTCCACTTCCCCGCATACTGGTAAGTGGGAGAAACGTTGCCCGCCCGAACTTATTCCTTTTCAGAAATTCGATCATCCTCTTTGCAGTATTCTCATTGTCGGTTACAATATTCTGAATACTGCCGCCAAGTGCAGTTTCAATCGCAATCTCATATTCTTGCTCTACCTTGATGATATCTGCAACAACTCCGATCAGCCCCGGTTCCTGCTCTTTCTTTGCCATCACCTTCCGGATACTGTTGCCGTAGCCATCGTAGCGTTCTGTAATATTTTTCAGGGATTCCAGCCTGGACGACTCTCTGTGATAAGCGGTCTGGCCGATTTTCAGTTTTTCCTGCTTTTCACGCAGCTCTTTCTGTAACCGTTCAAGTTCCCGTTCATTCTCTGAAATCTTTGCATTACACTCTGCTATTTCTTTCTGAACTGCCTGCAGTTCTTCTTCATGCTTTTTCAGGATCAGATTCTGTTCTTCTGCCTCGGTTGCAACTTCCAGCAATCCTCTGGCAATAACTGCTTTTCTTGTCTGAATCTGTTCTCTTGTCGTATCGAAATGCTGCATCTTTGCAGTCGTTGATGCACGACTTCCAAGCAGCTCCATGATCTCTTTTTTGCACTGCTCGATCTCATCTGTATATTCAGCGATCAAAGACTGCGTATCAATCAACTTCTGCCTGGCCTGTGCATCAGTCCCACGTGCCTTTTCCAGCTTTTCCAGAACATTCTGCTTTTCTTTTTCCAGTTCTTTTTTCTTTGCCGTCCTGGACTCAATTTCTGTATGGATCACTCCTGCACGATGTCCATAATGCTCATCGTTCATCCGAGCTGTATTGATCTGTTCTTTTAAGACGTTGATCTGTCCCTCCAACTGCTGCTTTA
This region includes:
- the smc gene encoding chromosome segregation protein SMC; amino-acid sequence: MYLKSIEVQGFKSFANKIKFEFHNGITGIVGPNGSGKSNVADAVRWVLGEQRVKQLRGGSMQDVIFSGTENRKPLSYASVAITLDNSDHKLPVEYGEVTVTRKLYRSGESEYLINGTACRLKDINEMFYDTGIGKEGYSIIGQGQIDKILSGKPEERRELFDEAAGIVKYKRRKNLSLKKLEEERQNLTRVNDILQELEKQLGPLERQSETAREYLKKKEELKTYDINMFLLEEERLRERIRDVAGKYELAAAEMDEANVRYEKMKEEYNLIEGQVEEIDLAIETARTQMNETGLLKQQLEGQINVLKEQINTARMNDEHYGHRAGVIHTEIESRTAKKKELEKEKQNVLEKLEKARGTDAQARQKLIDTQSLIAEYTDEIEQCKKEIMELLGSRASTTAKMQHFDTTREQIQTRKAVIARGLLEVATEAEEQNLILKKHEEELQAVQKEIAECNAKISENERELERLQKELREKQEKLKIGQTAYHRESSRLESLKNITERYDGYGNSIRKVMAKKEQEPGLIGVVADIIKVEQEYEIAIETALGGSIQNIVTDNENTAKRMIEFLKRNKFGRATFLPLTSMRGSGGIRNAEALREPGVIGLANTLVHVESRFSGLAEQLLGKTIVVDQIDHGIAIARKYRQTLRLVTLEGELINPGGSMTGGAFKNSSNLLSRRREIEEFEKTVVMLKTEMDTLEEEVRKVKDLRAGIYSSTDEIQQTLRKASVVETTARMNVEQTQLKQLEAKQKYDGYQKEQESLLQELQEITDNEDSIQMELETSENMEKELNEKISQLQIRLEQTKKEEGSQLKQTEEVHLSLASLEQQDNFILENMIRIEEEIQKFCNELEELGESRGNASEEIREKEEKIRELQQTIEESKELFEEIRQEIHGQTSKREELNQKNKDFLRLREDLSKHIADLDKETFRLNSQKEGYEEASEKQMNYMWEEYELTYNHAMELRNEKLTDLAEMKRQIQVLKNEIRKLGTVNVNAIEDYKNVSERYTFLKGQHDDLVEAEASLVQIIEELDTAMRKQFTEQFARIAKEFNEVFRQLFGGGKGTLELMEDEDILEAGIRIIAQPPGKKLQNMMQLSGGEKALTAISLLFAIQNLKPSPFCLLDEIEAALDDNNVDRYAQYLHKLTKHTQFIVITHRRGTMAAADRLYGITMQEKGVSTLVSVDLLEDQLEK